One window from the genome of Candidatus Zixiibacteriota bacterium encodes:
- the bshA gene encoding N-acetyl-alpha-D-glucosaminyl L-malate synthase BshA produces the protein MVIGITCYPVAGGSGIVATELGQQLALRGHQVHFISYAIPFRLDRYQTNVLYHGVETTAYPLFKSPPYTLTLAAKMAEVTRSFGVDVLHMHYAIPHAASAYLARQMLLAGGGRAPKVITTLHGTDITLVGADPSFFDITRFSIMTSDGVTAVSRYLAAETEEVFKLGKEIRVIHNFVDQKRFKPTTGDCARSEFARPEEFLVCHVSNFRPVKRTLDVIDIFAKITAELPAKLVLIGEGPDTILARRQITKRDLGAKVIFLGNQSRVEAVLPCCDLFLIPSEEESFGLAALEALACGVPVIGTSGTGLAEVVDDYRNGFLLPVGDTTSMARAAVSLLRHPERLAEFRKAAIESATVKFGAERIVGEYERYYEEVLRG, from the coding sequence ATGGTTATCGGCATCACGTGTTACCCGGTGGCCGGAGGGTCCGGCATCGTGGCCACCGAGCTCGGGCAGCAGTTGGCGCTGCGCGGGCACCAGGTCCACTTCATCTCCTACGCCATCCCCTTCCGGCTCGACCGGTACCAGACGAACGTGCTGTACCACGGGGTGGAGACGACCGCCTATCCGCTGTTCAAGTCGCCGCCCTATACGCTCACGCTGGCGGCGAAGATGGCGGAGGTGACACGGAGTTTCGGCGTGGACGTGCTCCACATGCACTACGCCATCCCGCACGCGGCCTCGGCCTACCTGGCCCGGCAGATGCTCCTGGCGGGGGGCGGGCGGGCGCCCAAGGTGATCACGACGCTCCACGGCACGGACATCACGTTGGTCGGCGCCGACCCGTCGTTCTTCGACATCACCCGGTTTTCGATCATGACCTCGGACGGCGTGACGGCGGTGTCGCGCTACCTGGCGGCCGAGACCGAGGAGGTGTTCAAGCTCGGCAAGGAGATCAGGGTGATTCACAACTTCGTCGACCAGAAGCGGTTCAAGCCGACGACGGGGGACTGCGCACGGTCGGAGTTTGCCCGGCCGGAAGAGTTTCTCGTGTGCCACGTCTCCAATTTCCGTCCGGTGAAACGGACCCTCGACGTGATCGACATTTTCGCCAAGATCACGGCCGAGCTGCCGGCCAAGCTCGTGCTGATCGGCGAGGGGCCCGACACGATCCTCGCGCGCCGCCAGATTACCAAGCGGGACCTCGGGGCGAAAGTGATTTTCCTGGGAAACCAGAGCCGGGTCGAGGCGGTGCTGCCCTGCTGCGATCTGTTCCTGATCCCCTCGGAGGAGGAGTCGTTCGGGCTGGCCGCGCTGGAGGCATTGGCCTGTGGCGTGCCGGTGATCGGCACCTCCGGGACCGGCCTGGCCGAGGTGGTGGATGATTACCGCAACGGGTTCCTGCTGCCGGTCGGGGATACGACCTCGATGGCGCGGGCGGCGGTGTCGCTCCTGCGCCACCCCGAACGGCTGGCCGAGTTCCGCAAGGCCGCGATCGAGAGCGCGACGGTCAAGTTCGGCGCGGAGCGGATTGTCGGCGAATACGAACGCTACTACGAGGAGGTGCTCCGTGGCTGA
- the bshB1 gene encoding bacillithiol biosynthesis deacetylase BshB1, giving the protein MAEAGRLEVLAIAAHPDDAEITCGGTLLKLAALGRATGVLDLARGEAGTYGTEADRDAEASAAGRVLGLAWRENAGMPDAAIEYTQANKLVIAQYIRDHRPELVILPHWEQRHPDHLAASRLGYDACFLAGLTKIDLAGKPHRPRKIIYASYFRNREFSFLVDISAHFEKKCEAVGAYRSQFSDNNIARNIFHPGVTVFDLMRDRGANLGHMAGVRYAEAFTIKEAILVDDPQTMPVRSI; this is encoded by the coding sequence GTGGCTGAGGCGGGGCGGCTGGAGGTGCTGGCGATCGCGGCCCACCCGGACGACGCCGAGATCACCTGCGGCGGGACGCTGCTGAAGCTGGCTGCGCTGGGGCGGGCGACCGGGGTGCTCGACCTGGCGCGGGGGGAGGCCGGGACCTACGGGACCGAGGCGGACCGGGACGCGGAAGCATCCGCGGCCGGGCGCGTGCTCGGGCTGGCGTGGCGGGAGAACGCGGGGATGCCGGACGCGGCGATTGAATACACTCAGGCCAACAAGCTGGTCATTGCCCAGTACATCCGGGACCACCGTCCCGAACTGGTCATTCTCCCCCACTGGGAACAGCGGCACCCGGACCACCTGGCGGCCAGCCGGCTCGGCTACGACGCCTGTTTTCTGGCCGGGTTGACAAAGATCGACCTCGCCGGGAAACCGCATCGGCCGCGGAAAATCATCTATGCCTCCTATTTCCGGAACCGCGAGTTCTCCTTTCTCGTCGACATCTCCGCGCACTTCGAGAAGAAGTGCGAGGCGGTGGGGGCCTACCGTTCCCAGTTTTCGGACAACAACATCGCCCGGAATATCTTCCACCCGGGCGTGACCGTGTTCGACCTCATGCGCGACCGCGGGGCGAATCTCGGCCACATGGCGGGGGTGAGGTACGCGGAGGCGTTCACAATCAAGGAAGCGATCCTGGTCGACGATCCCCAGACGATGCCGGTGCGGTCGATCTAG